Proteins co-encoded in one Malus sylvestris chromosome 9, drMalSylv7.2, whole genome shotgun sequence genomic window:
- the LOC126634550 gene encoding nudix hydrolase 13, mitochondrial-like produces MSSSVLLARTGRHRQRYDNNFRLVSGCIPYRIAEDDGDDQFGDIENRIQVLMVSSPDRYDRVFPKGGWEDDETVLEAACREAFEEAGVKGTLRETPLGVWEFRSKSREEMCRLSMDGGCRGYMFALEVTLELDAWPEQQNRDRKWLSIKEAFRVCRYEWMRKALEQFLRVMAEVSICDDDDDDDDDDIDEGVQVKVVEMMTGSEDQMKGEELPSSDSTLHPLPQAASSSDVEHVVPECKIMSSNCYIKPASSSASQTVISVHCHGQGVAIDDI; encoded by the exons ATGTCATCTTCTGTGCTACTAGCACGAACTGGGCGACATCGGCAACGCTATGACAACAATTTCCGACTCGTTTCTGG ATGCATTCCTTACCGGATAGCAGAAGACGATGGAGACGACCAATTTGGTGATATTGAGAACAGGATACAAGTTCTTATGGTTTCTTCACCAGATCGTTATGACAGAGTCTTCCCAAAA GGTGGATGGGAGGATGATGAGACTGTTTTAGAAGCTGCTTGTCGCGAAGCCTTTGAGGAAGCAGGGGTCAAAGGAACCCTAAGA GAAACTCCGCTGGGAGTATGGGAGTTCAGAAGCAAAAGTAGAGAGGAAATGTGCCGCCTCAGCATGGATGGAGGATGCAGAGGATACATGTTTGCGTTGGAGGTCACTCTAGAGCTTGATGCCTGGCCAGAGCAGCAAAACCGTGACAGAAAATGG CTAAGCATAAAGGAGGCTTTTAGAGTCTGCCGGTATGAATGGATGCGCAAAGCGCTGGAGCAGTTTCTAAGAGTTATGGCAGAAGTTTCAAtctgtgatgatgatgatgatgatgatgatgatgatattgatgaagGTGTACAAGTGAAAGTTGTGGAGATGATGACGGGATCAGAAGATCAGATGAAAGGAGAGGAGCTGCCATCTTCGGATTCTACCCTACACCCACTGCCGCAGGCGGCCTCTTCATCAGATGTGGAGCATGTGGTGCCTGAATGTAAAATAATGTCGTCAAACTGCTACATAAAGCCTGCTTCTTCAAGTGCTAGTCAAACGGTAATATCAGTTCATTGTCATGGCCAAGGGGTTGCCATTGATGACATATGA